In Dermacentor albipictus isolate Rhodes 1998 colony chromosome 6, USDA_Dalb.pri_finalv2, whole genome shotgun sequence, the following proteins share a genomic window:
- the LOC135901388 gene encoding heparan sulfate glucosamine 3-O-sulfotransferase 1-like: protein MDEAVSMSTASRPWVEPCYCPTEEKKTLRRSELSHCAESSSNRPRLLALCVAVACGTCFLAAQLLVPPPPATSWAERQVYAAAAAPPPAPAAAAAAADSDLRRRLPQCVIIGARKCGTRALLEFLALHPSVQKAPDEVHFFDDDERYALGLDWYRRRMPASRADQLTVEKSPAYFVTEAAPGRVWAMNASLLLLLIVRDPVVRLVSDYAQLAANRRQLQREDAPPFERLILLPDGAVNAEYRPVRTSMYAVHVRRWLSHFPRRQLHVVDGDRLVRDPLRELRRVEAFLALPALIPSGALYFNRTKGFYCLRPRPNDTRCLNDSKGRRHPHVPGPVVSRLRQFFAPFNREFYHLMGRDFGWPEQ from the coding sequence GCCGAGTCGTCTTCGAACCGGCCGCGGCTGCTGGCGCTGTGCGTGGCCGTCGCCTGCGGCACCTGCTTCCTGGCGGCGCAACTGCTCGTGCCGCCGCCGCCCGCGACGAGTTGGGCCGAGCGGCAGGTGTACGCCGCGGCAGCGGCGCCGCCGCCCgccccagcagcagcagcggcggcggccgaTTCAGACTTACGGCGGCGCCTGCCGCAGTGCGTCATCATCGGCGCTCGCAAGTGCGGCACGCGGGCCCTCCTCGAGTTCCTGGCGCTGCACCCGTCCGTGCAGAAGGCGCCCGACGAGGTGCACTTCTTCGACGACGACGAACGGTACGCCCTAGGCCTGGACTGGTACCGGCGCCGGATGCCGGCGTCGCGCGCCGACCAGCTCACCGTGGAGAAGTCGCCCGCGTACTTCGTCACCGAGGCGGCGCCCGGTCGCGTCTGGGCCATGAAcgcctcgctgctgctgctgctcatagTGCGGGACCCCGTGGTGCGCCTGGTGTCCGACTACGCCCAGCTGGCCGCCAACCGGCGCCAGCTGCAGCGCGAGGACGCGCCGCCCTTCGAGCGGCTCATCCTGCTCCCCGACGGCGCCGTGAACGCCGAGTACCGGCCCGTGCGCACCAGCATGTACGCGGTGCACGTGCGCCGGTGGCTGTCGCACTTCCCGCGGCGCCAGCTGCACGTGGTCGACGGCGACCGGCTGGTGCGCGACCCGCTGCGCGAGCTGCGCCGCGTCGAGGCCTTCCTGGCGCTGCCGGCGCTCATCCCGAGCGGCGCGCTGTACTTCAACCGCACCAAGGGCTTCTACTGCCTGCGGCCGCGGCCCAACGACACGCGCTGCCTCAACGACAGCAAGGGCCGCCGGCACCCGCACGTGCCGGGGCCCGTGGTGAGTCGGCTGCGCCAGTTCTTCGCGCCCTTCAACCGGGAGTTCTACCACCTCATGGGCAGGGACTTTGGCTGGCCCGAACAGTGA